The Myxococcus virescens genome includes the window GCCTTGCTTCTCGGCGCTGGCTTGCTGACGCTGTCCGGTGCCGTCACGCGACAGCTTCAACTCGCAGGTGTAGCCAGAGGAGGAGAGGACGTGCTTCGCCTCTGTGACGTAATACTTCCCGGACAGGAAGCTGGAGATGCCTCGCACCTCCACGACGGACTTCGCGCGCAAGCTGGGATTGCCCACCACCTGGAGGGACAGCTTCACGGTGCCGGCTGCCGAGCGCCGGAAGCGGGCTGCGGATTCGCGCTGAGCTTGGGCCGGCGTCGATGCGGAGGTGGGCTGGACGCTGGTGGTGCTGTTGCGGAGCTGCAGCGACGTGGTGCCCGTGCGCTTGTCCACCACTTCAAGGAAGTCGGCGAGGGTGGTGCGCTCCACGGTGGCGCTGCTCGCCTGGGCGTCGATGGTCGCCTTGGCCATGGCGTCCCGGCCACGGACGCCCACCTGGCCCACTCGCCGCCCCAGCTCCGACTCGACGTTGACGGAGAGGATGTCGCCCCGGCCCGCGTCGGCGTACCACCACAGCACCTGGGTGGGCGCGGCGGCCTGGTTTCGCGGACCGAAGGTGAGGCCCCTGTCGTCGACGTGGAACTCGAACTCCTCCCGCGCGGCCAGGCGCCGAAGAAAGCGCGCATCTGTCTCCCCGGCCTGGTGGATGGCGTCGAAGGACTCTCCGGTGTCCTCGACATGGACGGAGCTCTCCTCGTAGCCGTACTCGGCGGCCACCTCGCGCACCACCTGGGCGCGCGTTTTGCCCTTCCAAGCGCGCGTCTTCGCTTCGCGGTGCATGAGGGCGCTGAGCGCCTGGCCTTCGACGGTGAGCACCTGAAAGCCCTTCAGCTTCTTGATGACGACGCGCCGCGGAGGCGCCATGAGTCCCGGGTAGCCCCAGGACACCTCCAGCACCGCGCCGCCCACCAGCTCCGCCCTGTCGAAGAGGGCCAAGTCGAAGTTGTCCAACTGGAGGGACAGCTTGTCGGCCTTCGTGGCGGAGTCCTCGAAGGTGAGGCTGAGGACGCGCCCCTCAAGCGAGAGGGGCTCACCGCTGCGGGCCTTCTCGTGTGCCAGCAGCGTGAGACGCACGCCAGGCGCGCTCCTGTCGAGGGGCCGCGTCATTCGCTGACCCTCCGTCGCTGCTCGCTGAGGATGACGTCGGTGAGGACGCGCAGCGAGGGGATGTAGACGCGCCGCCCGGCCTCCAGCTCCAGCGTCGCGTCGATGATGGGTTCCGGCTGGAAGTCCGCAATCGCCCACCAGAAGCCGCAGGCGCGCGGGAGGGGGGCGAAGTAGCGGCCGGCCAGACCCCAGAGGGAGTCACCCTCGGCGACGAGGTGGACGCGCGTGTCAGCGTGCGGCTGGAAGCCGTAGGGAACTCTCTCGGTGAGCAGCAGACGTCCCACCTCATCCCGAATACCGAAGGAGAAGGAGTAGCGACTGCCGGCGTGAG containing:
- a CDS encoding phage late control D family protein translates to MTRPLDRSAPGVRLTLLAHEKARSGEPLSLEGRVLSLTFEDSATKADKLSLQLDNFDLALFDRAELVGGAVLEVSWGYPGLMAPPRRVVIKKLKGFQVLTVEGQALSALMHREAKTRAWKGKTRAQVVREVAAEYGYEESSVHVEDTGESFDAIHQAGETDARFLRRLAAREEFEFHVDDRGLTFGPRNQAAAPTQVLWWYADAGRGDILSVNVESELGRRVGQVGVRGRDAMAKATIDAQASSATVERTTLADFLEVVDKRTGTTSLQLRNSTTSVQPTSASTPAQAQRESAARFRRSAAGTVKLSLQVVGNPSLRAKSVVEVRGISSFLSGKYYVTEAKHVLSSSGYTCELKLSRDGTGQRQQASAEKQGQPQGGQPNTSAPETTGALKEVEAFERDTGTRYIEYRRDGQPIGVEDPEAGMSLPK